From Macrobrachium rosenbergii isolate ZJJX-2024 chromosome 55, ASM4041242v1, whole genome shotgun sequence, a single genomic window includes:
- the LOC136835686 gene encoding uncharacterized protein has translation MESSHLECKICCNEFSEDRCPRILPCSHSFCGPCIDELISTQKKHCPVCREEFTVDSAEDLMINRDLLDVAKLLSSMHLGSKTSASAPRKSILEFTEDFRENVIGKGIAVCKEMEADVKACIESNNEMRKGLEGFIQTLEEIKFYTENTLTNIDQNNKELMNRLDIMQLEHQNMKESERKLEKATDYASAGATMDGVGKVLHGVEKTISEIKQLLQENDRRRDDMRQDTLRIKRNFTDAIKGLGRIIEELGNSVVNITVTDLRSPHGCLRGEAQRAIFAVMTFKGKLRVAPVKIESNNQLYVNHLQEGVLPPRCFVIELESLMQGCPSPSPSPPPRAFLDLAYESTHLGRIIIRVTGNGIWGLNFLYMCAGGMGPSYANSQFLDAYNKGGPGEWIRMGDCVSHGGGSTSTQAVLSSREDWERESKREEIYEETPYKAGDVRGFISYEGASLFWIVTRDRPSWKQRYCFGMVEEGLDVLRDAISKYPDITQVKVAECGLVFSL, from the exons GAGTCCAGTCACCTGGAGTGTAAGATTTGCTGTAATGAGTTCAGTGAAGATCGCTGCCCAAGGATTCTCCCATGTTCCCACTCATTCTGTGGCCCTTGCATTGATGAGCTCATCTCGACCCAAAAGAAACACTGTCCTGTTTGTAGGGAGGAATTCACAGTCGATTCAGCTGAAGACCTCATGATTAACAGAGACCTCCTTGATGTCGCAAAGCTATTATCATCCATGCACCTAGGATCAAAGACTTCGGCCAGCGCTCCAAGGAAATCCATTCTGGAGTTTACTGAGGATTTCAGGGAGAATGTTATTGGAAAAGGCATCGCTGTATGCAAGGAAATGGAGGCTGACGTTAAGGCCTGCATTGAAAGCAACAATGAGATGAGAAAAGGACTTGAAGGATTCATTCAGACGCTGGAAGAGATAAAGTTTTACACTGAAAACACTTTGACCAATATTGATCAAAACAATAAGGAGCTGATGAACAGATTGGACATTATGCAACTGGAGCACCAGAACATGAAAGAGTCAGAAAGGAAATTGGAAAAAGCAACAGACTATGCTTCAGCTGGAGCTACAATGGATGGAGTGGGAAAGGTTCTTCACGGTGTCGAGAAGACAATCAGCGAAATTAAACAACTTCTTCAGGAGAATGATAGACGAAGAGATGACATGAGGCAG GACACTCTAAGGATCAAAAGGAATTTTACAGATGCTATAAAGGGTCTGGGAAGAATAATTGAGGAATTAGGAAATTCTGTCGTGAACATCACG GTGACTGACCTCCGAAGTCCTCATGGTTGCTTGAGAGGGGAGGCCCAAAGAGCAATCTTTGCTGTGATGACcttcaaagggaaactgagggtgGCTCCAGTCAAGATTGAGTCCAACAACCAACTATATGTGAATCATCTTCAAGAGGGAGTTCTCCCACCAAGATGCTTTGTCATAGAG CTTGAGTCCTTGATGCAAGGGtgtccttctccttctccctctccccctccaagGGCGTTCCTGGATCTGGCATATGAATCCACCCACCTGGGGAGGATCATCATCAGGGTCACTGGGAATGGCATCTGGGGTCTCAACTTCCTGTACATGTGTGCAGGAGGGATGGGACCCTCTTACGCCAACTCTCAGTTCTTGGATGCGTACAATAAGGGCGGGCCGGGCGAATGGATACGGATGGGAGACTGTGTGTCCCACGGAGGAGGAAGCACTTCGACTCAGGCAGTGTTGTCATCGAGGGAGGATTGGGAGAGGGAGAGTAAGAGGGAGGAGATCTATGAAGAGACGCCATACAAGGCGGGAGACGTGAGGGGATTCATCTCGTACGAAGGAGCTTCCCTGTTCTGGATCGTCACCAGAGATCGTCCCAGTTGGAAGCAACGATATTGCTTCGGGATGGTGGAGGAAGGACTGGATGTCCTGAGAGACGCCATCTCGAAGTATCCAGACATTACACAGGTCAAGGTGGCCGAGTGTGGCCTTGTATTTTCCTTGTGA